One stretch of Brevibacillus laterosporus DNA includes these proteins:
- a CDS encoding exonuclease SbcCD subunit D, translated as MRILHTADWHFGRLLEGRDRRVEQAAFVDELCQIVEEKQIDLVVIAGDVYDSVNPPAWAEELYYEALERLSAEGKRGVVVIAGNHDQPERVRAASPLAHKHGIVLLGLPKEQPFLTKIETSTDKVRIIAGGPAWFEIAIPGVEHTAVVVALSYPSEARLKELVSESFTPEQMQQAFSERIKDLLHDLARHFREDTVNIITSHLFAMGGTETDSERPIQIGGTHTVSLHAFPPQADYVALGHLHRLQKLSETPLIRYSGSPLSYSFSEAGQSKAVVIVEIIPGQQTTEEIIYLKSGRTLARWKATGGIAEVEKWLKEGKDEDCWIDLEIHVEDVIDPAEFQRIRKLSDNFVKVQRVLVASTEQEMQEIEKREELNPVQLFTRFYERKRGTSPDEQVIQLFSRLMIASDAETKKQPGGDE; from the coding sequence ATGCGCATTTTGCATACAGCAGACTGGCACTTCGGCAGATTGCTAGAAGGCCGGGATAGACGCGTGGAACAAGCGGCTTTTGTAGACGAGCTATGCCAAATTGTTGAGGAGAAACAAATTGATTTAGTTGTGATAGCAGGGGATGTATACGACTCTGTAAATCCACCAGCTTGGGCGGAGGAGCTTTATTATGAAGCACTAGAGAGATTGTCAGCAGAAGGTAAGCGCGGGGTAGTCGTTATTGCTGGTAATCATGACCAACCAGAACGGGTGCGCGCTGCTTCGCCACTTGCTCATAAGCATGGAATTGTGTTGCTTGGATTGCCTAAGGAGCAGCCTTTCCTTACGAAAATAGAGACATCCACAGATAAAGTACGAATAATTGCTGGGGGACCAGCATGGTTTGAAATTGCGATCCCAGGAGTAGAGCATACAGCCGTAGTGGTGGCGTTATCTTATCCTTCAGAAGCACGATTAAAAGAGCTGGTCAGTGAAAGTTTTACACCAGAGCAAATGCAACAAGCATTTAGTGAGAGAATAAAAGACCTCTTACATGATTTAGCCAGACATTTTAGGGAGGATACTGTCAATATTATTACAAGCCATCTGTTTGCCATGGGCGGAACTGAAACGGATTCAGAGCGTCCGATTCAGATTGGTGGTACGCATACGGTATCGCTTCATGCATTTCCCCCACAGGCTGATTATGTTGCATTGGGTCACTTGCATCGACTGCAAAAGTTGAGCGAAACACCATTGATTCGCTATAGTGGTTCACCGCTATCGTACAGCTTTTCGGAAGCAGGACAGAGTAAGGCAGTAGTGATTGTTGAGATTATACCAGGTCAACAAACGACAGAAGAAATTATATATTTGAAAAGCGGACGCACATTAGCCAGATGGAAGGCTACTGGCGGTATAGCAGAAGTAGAAAAATGGCTGAAAGAAGGCAAAGACGAAGATTGCTGGATTGATCTAGAAATTCACGTGGAGGATGTGATTGATCCCGCGGAGTTTCAACGTATCCGCAAGCTGAGTGATAACTTTGTAAAAGTACAGCGTGTGCTGGTTGCTTCAACAGAACAAGAGATGCAAGAAATAGAAAAACGCGAGGAATTGAATCCCGTACAGCTTTTTACTCGTTTCTATGAACGTAAGCGAGGAACGTCACCTGATGAACAGGTTATCCAGTTATTTTCCCGTTTGATGATAGCTTCTGATGCTGAGACAAAGAAACAGCCAGGAGGAGATGAATAA
- a CDS encoding N-acetyltransferase, with amino-acid sequence MITDYPVLVTERLMLLHLSLHQADDLFEIFSKEETTHHVPRKIHKTKLDTVLYLEKRMADCAEKKAFIWAIYHRESGKIIGVAGLFQYACKEKSASLGAVLHPDYRGKGMTYESLRAVMAYGFKEIGLVRMEGKCEATNTLSERVMQRLGMVYEGTLRKNVLIKGELRDSKVYSVLQEEYMEDENASSAHNS; translated from the coding sequence ATGATAACCGACTACCCTGTTCTCGTAACTGAACGACTCATGCTCCTCCACCTATCTTTGCATCAAGCAGATGATTTGTTTGAAATCTTTTCAAAGGAAGAAACCACGCACCATGTGCCAAGAAAAATCCATAAAACGAAATTAGATACTGTTTTGTACTTAGAAAAAAGAATGGCAGATTGCGCGGAGAAAAAAGCTTTTATCTGGGCGATCTACCATCGAGAATCTGGCAAGATCATTGGAGTGGCAGGACTCTTCCAATATGCATGTAAAGAAAAAAGCGCTTCACTAGGCGCAGTCCTTCACCCCGACTATCGTGGAAAAGGAATGACATACGAATCGCTAAGAGCAGTAATGGCTTATGGATTTAAAGAAATCGGACTCGTACGAATGGAAGGAAAATGCGAAGCCACCAATACCCTGTCTGAACGCGTTATGCAGAGATTGGGTATGGTCTATGAAGGAACATTGCGTAAAAATGTGTTAATTAAAGGAGAACTGCGTGATTCTAAGGTGTACTCCGTTTTACAAGAAGAATATATGGAAGACGAGAATGCTTCTTCAGCCCATAATTCGTAA